TAAAATGCTAACAGGTAATCTGGATAATGATGACGCcgtaaaatatgataaatggATTAGTGATATCCAAAATAACCAGGGTGTGTTAAACAAAAGGGTCACCCTAATTGCCGAAACAGTAAAATCACTTGTAAACGTTTCAATTTCTGCAAATAATGCTGTAATTCAAATAGATAAGATCCTCTGGGAAATCCGTAAACAATTTAATGACACAAAAAAGGCTTTCACCGATACGAAATTAATTAATGCTTATAACTTGTTTCTACACAATTTTCAGATGCTCTATATCACAATAGATGAGGTTGAAAATGCTATTGCATTCAGTAAATTAAGAACTCTACATCAATCATTGATAGAGACTGAGGAATTGTTGGAAATACTAATTAAAGTTTCgaaatcaaataaattaatgtatgaAGTTAACTTAGAAAATTTATCTAAATTAGAACAATGTATAGAAATTAAGGCTTATTCAAAGCAAAATCAGATAACATTCGTATTGGAAGTGCCACTTGTCGACCGAGATATGTATACGTACTACAAAGTAATTCCCTTACCTGTTACCAATTCCTTTAATCAAACTGTTTTTATAATTCCTAAAAATCCCTACCTATTAGCGAAAGGGTTGAAAACTGTGTCGCTCTCTACACCCTGCAAGGAGATCGACAAAGAAATGTTCCTGTGCAACAAGGATGTACTGCAGTCCACAATCAAGGACTCTTGCATCGACGCCTTGATGAAGCTCTCCACCAACATCAGCTCCTGTATTCCTGTTGTAGCAAAAACGGGAAAACCAAAAATAGAACCAATTGAGGATAATCAATGGATTCTCTACAGTAAAACTACAATCTTGTTAACAAAAATGTGTAATTCAGAAGAAACAATAGAAAGATTATGTTGGTACATATATACTTATCCTGGATGATGAATGCAGAGCTAAGATTAACAACATAGTCCTGCAGCCATTTGAAACCTTAGGCGATCCAGTGCATTTCAGCAAGCTGCCAATCGTCGAATTTCCAGAGATACCAGTTCCTGCCCCTTTACCTGAAAGAAAAACTTATAACTTGGACGAAACAGAGTTATCAAAGTTGGAACATTTTGCCAGTAAATATGATGAAACTGGGAACATTAGTGAAAGTGGTATAAACACACATAGTATAAGTGTAGGAACTGTAATCATTTATATAACCATAGTTATAAtccttttcatttatatactctataaaattatatacttacggtATCGCAGCCCTCAGTCGGGTAATCAACCCTCCGATGGCTTCGATCTTAACGGGGGAGGAGTTATGTGCCCCATACAAGGTAGAGGACCTAACATTGTTGTCTCCTCTTAATGCGTAGACTGTTGTCAGCACTTTGTCATACCTAAAGAAtttgtaacaataacaaaaacaggATGTGCAACTCAGTAACGGTTGATGTTCTGGGAACGAACCGCCTCACTGTGGAATATTTGGGCGTGTTTCGGATCAAAAATCTGTAACTCCGTCAATTTTAAAGATAGAGCGATGTAATTTTGCACTAATATaaaggaatatataaaaattcatataagtaatgtttggtgaattgaaattacgcgtaattttttttattaaataaagaaaactcacaatcgtttaaaatgctatatatttattgaaatttatatttaatactaaaaaaaatttatatttaattactcaattaacataacttatcatattaatgataaaataaaataaaaaatggtacagtacctatagctatacattatgctaaacatagaaatgaatcaaaattttcttaatattattaatttaactagcTATGTAATAGGGTTTCTTGTTAGGTTCATTGCTTCTTCATCTGTAAgcgttttgattatttttgcgTTATCAAAGTGATTCAAAACGAAAAGCTTTTTTTCAGCATCAGCCAACCTTAATTCTTCAACTAGTTTTGCTTCCGTTCCTTCTCCCATAGAACGCAATCCTTGAAGATATCCGCCCAGAATGTGCTCCAAACCATATTCGTTCATcaaaatatttcttctttttttgcttGATTCTGAAGAATCTCCATATGTCACACACGGTCTTCCTCGTTTACCAGAAGAAGTAGACGGTGTTGAGTCTGTTGACACGTTTTCTGATGTAGGTATAGTCACGGAATATTCAGAATCCAgccaatttgtgttattttttaaaaatatattcttattgcGTGCTGCTTCTTTTCAGCGTCTATTAAACGCAGGGATGATAGTCTGTTGGATTTtaccaattataaaacatatattgtcttctgataCTTGTTTTTCCTCCAAATATGTCGAAAGTGCCGCAGTCGTTTTACCGCCTTCTATATAAGATTCTATTAATTCACGTTTACTACAGTTAAAAGTAGACATTTGAAGAGTAAAATAGCCGTACTATACGAAAATACCACTGAAATTGTAatggaaacatattttgttacctccctttatatattgtttcagaatgtgtgaattaattcagatatctattttctcacggaaaatgacaccaaaatgataaaaacttaacaatataaaataatcaattgatAAACTATACCACAAAGTATTGTTAAATCAAGTCAACCACGAAACCGCAATTGATAGCAATTTCCGTTCCCTGACTAGGATTCGATTTTATCTCATATCTCCAAAGTTCGCAAAAAATCGcagctaatttttatatatgttgttgataagtaac
The Pectinophora gossypiella chromosome 2, ilPecGoss1.1, whole genome shotgun sequence genome window above contains:
- the LOC126375429 gene encoding uncharacterized protein LOC126375429; the encoded protein is MGAAGRFVALLLAQAIVIQGLQLQKIKKNPGILPIKQGQAAISHNKWTILKVLNLNLIHQDLEFNINRYANLNRHVALHFSNQNLSHEVSNIKTQTDHIMNCTIEKFKQIVPIKRIKRGIINPLGSLVKMLTGNLDNDDAVKYDKWISDIQNNQGVLNKRVTLIAETVKSLVNVSISANNAVIQIDKILWEIRKQFNDTKKAFTDTKLINAYNLFLHNFQMLYITIDEVENAIAFSKLRTLHQSLIETEELLEILIKVSKSNKLMYEVNLENLSKLEQCIEIKAYSKQNQITFVLEVPLVDRDMYTYYKVIPLPVTNSFNQTVFIIPKNPYLLAKGLKTVSLSTPCKEIDKEMFLCNKDVLQSTIKDSCIDALMKLSTNISSCIPVVAKTGKPKIEPIEDNQWILYSKTTILLTKMCNSEETIERLCWYIYTYPG